From the Paenibacillus tianjinensis genome, the window CTTTCCATATATTTCTGCAGAGACAAGAAAAAAGCCTGCTAACTCAACCTCCTAGTATAGGGATTAAGTATGCAGGCTCTATTTATTCTACCTTGCGGAGTGTGAAGTAATTATTTAACTTCAGTTGCTCCAGTCACTTTACCTTCCATAACAGCGGATGCTTGTACATCTGCATTTGCAAAGTACAGGTTACCGTCGATTGTAGCATCTTTATACAGGTTGAAGCCGTTAGCTTCTACGTAAACGTCACCTTTGATCGTTCCGCCTTGCACTCTGAAGTTTTCACTTTGAACAGTCACTTTAGGTGCAGTAAGAGTGTAGCTGGCTGTAACTTTGTGATCAGCATCCTGAGCATACAGGGCAAGCTTGCGGTAAATTGCATTTTCGGCAGCGCCTTTATCATGGAATTCCCCGGCTACAACAACATCCTGATCTACTGTCAGGTCATTAAGGATCGCTACGATCCAGTTACCTTCTGCGCTTACTGCTTTAAGGAATGGATCTTGTTCTTTAACAATGGATGCTGTAGATACTGCATCTGTCTGTGCAGCAGCTGTAGGAGCAGTTGTAGCTGTAGCAGCCGCTTCATTTCCTTCATTGTTACCATTCGAACCGCAACCCGACAACAATGCAGCAGAAACACCAGCAACCAGCAAAACTTTAACGAATTTCATTTTTAAATCCCCCTATTTCTTTTTAATAACCATATTATATATTAAAATTTGAAAAATATCACGTGATGTTTTTCACAAATTTGTGTCACTACATGAAAGCGCAAAAAAAAGCGGCTTCTGACAGCGTATCAGAAAAAATAAAGACACTGACTGAATGCCAGCGTTTTTATTCACTATTTCTTTGCTGTTACCAGAATAGCAACAATTTTATGTTCATTACCGTGCATATCTGTGAACTCATACACTTTGTCCGCTAATTCAACTTCGCTGAACTCAGCAAACAGGGTCTCCAGTTCTTCACGCGTAGTGTAATAATGCGGAATATCTTCCTCGCCGGGTCTTCCCCCGACAAATGTATTCTTGTCGATCTCCTCACCAATCCCGTAAGTGGGATCTTCAGTCGTCACAAAATCCGTTACTACCGTTCCGCCTTTCTTGAGTACACGATGTATCTCGTGGATTCCTTGCCGGATGTCTTCCCTGACTCCGTGCCCTTGAACCCATATACATAACACGCCGTCAAACCTCTGATCCTCCAATGTCATCGCGTACATATTCTGCACACTGTATTCCACATCATAGGCTCCACATTGATCCACAAGCTGTCTGGTTAGCTGCACACCCGTAGGGGAGAGATCACTTGCATGTATATGAAAGCCCTGATCAGCCAAAAAAAGCGTATGCCGGCCTGTGCCGCAGCCCAAATCCAGTATAGATGTACAGCCGTTGTCTGTAAATCGCTGCGCAGCCTCTACTACTGTATCCAATACATCAATTTGCGTTTTTCCCTGCTCCACATAAATTGCTTCCCAGCTGCCATTTTTCATAAGCTCTGATCTCCTCTCCACAGTGTAAATAATATCCATGCAGAGATAAAATATACCATTTATCCGTCCGGACTGACGCCTGATTAAGTCACATATGAGACATAAGGTTCTATCCCAAATCCATCTCTTTCTAGTCCACTTTTCCAGTTCAGCCTTAGGAACAATCATTGAATATTCCTTAATCAGCCCCAAACTCAGATCATGATAGGGGTATTTCACCTTGTTATTTCGCTTTTTCCCATGCGGACTGGTACACTCTTTATCAGATATGTACAATGAAACGAAAAAGACAGCAATCCAACGGCATAAGAAAGGAATTCCGCAATGAATATATCTCAACTGTCCGCAGCACTTGCGCCGCAGAATTTACGCAGCTGTCTGATCAGCCGGGAAGGCCGGCTTATATATGAACAATATAGAGAGCCTCACACTGTTACCCAGATTGCCAAAATCAACTCCTGTACCAAAAGCATTCTATCCGCGCTGATCTGCATCGCTATCGGGCAGGGCTTGCTTCCACAGCCTTCTACTCCCCTGTCGCATTTCTATCCCCAACTTCAGCTGGACACAGATAAGCGTAAGGCAGCAATCACCCTGGAGCAATTGTTAACGATGTCCGCAGGGTTCAACTGGACTGAATTTGGCGGACAGAACTCTTTTCCCCGGATGACCCGGTCAGAGAACTGGACGAATTTCGTGCTGCAGCAGAAGCTGTCGCATAATCCAGGGGAGCATATGGAATACAACTCCGGTGTCTCACAGCTGCTGTCGGCTATTCTGGTACAAGGAACAGAGATACCCACTGCCCGGTTTGCTGAGTTGCACCTGTTCGGGCCGCTTGGAATTGAGCAGTATGAGTGGGAGCAGGATCCGCAAGGGATTCATACCGGAGGATTCGGGCTTCGCCTGCGGCCATCCGATCTGCTGATGTTTGGGCAGCTCTACTTGCAGCAAGGGAATTGGGCGGAGCGGCAGCTGATTCCTTCAGAGCTGATCACCCGCTCCACGCAAACCGCCATACAGGCGGAAGCTCCCCGGCGCGGCGGCTACGGCTGGCATTGGTGGACAGGCAGCTATGCTATTGCAGCAGGCGGTACAACAGGATCTGAATTGCACTATTATTACGCCAGAGGGTATGGTGGGCAATTTGTTTATGTACTTCCTGCGCTTGAGACAGTTGTTGTTCTAACACAAGATCACCAGGGCAAGCAGAAGAAACCTCCTGTAGATGTGTTCCGCGAATGGATCGCTCCGCTGCTCAGTGAAGGATCCCTCTGAGATAGACCCTCACCTATAAAATTCAGCCGGAAAATGCATAAATCCCCGTCTACCTTATAAACCTAGGTAACGGGGACTTATGTGTCCAATCCAATATTCAATTCAATCATTTCCTCCAGCAACAATCCATATCCCTGACATGGTAATTGTTAATTCATATTCGGTATTTCCCGTTCGCTCCGTAATCGGAGTATTGCTCCATGTCCTGCATATGGGATGAGTTCCCCGCGTACACGATTACACGAAAAACGTTTTCACGGACGTTTTCCCTACTGTGTCAACCGCAGTTGTACGCTTCGCTAACCTGCTTCAACGGAATCACGCTCCTTCGACTGCAAGATGTGTCTTGCCTGAAAAGCTTGTTCCTTGTTCATGGTTTCTTTGGGAATCTCTCCTTCCTTCAATTAATCACCTGCAAGTAAGCTTCTAAAAAACATGTGTTGCAGCTACTTGTTGGTGATGACACTATCTTAGCGCATAACCGCTGGATTTTAAACATTCATAATTTTTCATATTTTGTCGTATTTCCTGGAAAAGCCTATTCCCGGAGATATGGCCGCCATAGCCTAAGAATTGCTCCTTTTTTTGTGGTTTTACGTGCAATTTACAATGTAAAAAAATATTAAGCCGCAAATGGTGCTCCACTTTTATTTTCAGCTTTAACACGGTTATGTCAGCTAAAATTTTATGTTGCATGAATCCTATTCCCCGGAGCTGTATTCAGCTTCTTACGTCTCCGCAAATTGTAAACCAGGTAAATGCCATACACCAGATATAAGAGGTTTAATATAATAACGGCCAGGAGTTCTTTGTCCGAATTCTCCTTTGTCATAAACGCTAAGGCATCATACACAAAATGAAAAGCAATCAGCGGAATAATATTGCCCGTTGTTTCAATCAGCAGGGCGAGAATACAGCCGAGCAGCAACGCATTGATAACCTGCATCAGAACATGTGCAAGGTCGTTTCCGTTTAAAGCATTAGACATATGTAAGATTCCAAAGAAGATCGACGAAAACACGATGTAGAATACGGAGCCTTTGAACTTTAGCTTGTCTCTGATAATACCTCTGAATACCGATTCCTCCGTAAAACCAACCAGCAGAGTGAACACCAGGTAGAACAATACCTCAGCTGTGGTCAGCTTCACGTTTATACCGCCTATAAACGGCTGAACCAAGGCAATGATCAGCAGGGGGAGATAGTAGAGTGCATCTTTGGAAGAGGCTCCCTCCAGCGGCTTGAACCCGAACTGTGCTAAGCTCCTGCTGCCTCTGGTCATGTATACGGTAACGATCACAGCCATGACTAGAAAGGCTCCGGCCTGGGCAACCAATATCCCGTTGTCACTTAATTCCATAATGCTTGCGGCTGCCGAAGCTATGGAAATCAATAACGTCAGCAGGATACCAAGCATAAGCGAGAATATAACGGGATGACTCTTTTTACGGGTGTTTGTCATTACTTCTCTCCTTTAATTCTACTTATTTGCAGAGGTTCATCGTCCCAGACCTGCACTTCAATATACCTTTCCGGACCCTTTGTACCTTCTTTGTTCCAGACCTGAGGCAGACCATATTTATGTATAAGCTGTACCATTTCTTTATATGTATAAATATTTCCGCGATACTCCTTGCCGTCGTCTACCTTCGGGCTGAAGGTCGGAAATAAATCTCCATACGAGAAGGATAAAGTATCGGTGTTAAAACTGGAGATATGGATTTTCACTGCTGCGCCTTCCTCATACCAGCTATTCAGCCATTCACATTCGCCGACTACCATATAATGCGGGACTTTTCTGACCGGCTGCCCTCCTTTGGCAATGAACATCGCTCTGGCCAGCTGCTCCAGCTCGTATCTTCTTTTCATATATCCTGCAGCTCTGCGCCCCGCCATAACATCCTTATTGTGTTTAATCGAGTCAAGAACCTCTGCGGCCTCATCCGCCGGCAGATCTGACAGATTTCGAAAAGGTCCGATTGCCTTCTCATAGTAATGATATAAATAATCCAATTGGAATACCACCTTTCTATAAAGGTTCTATCTCTACCATGCCTGTAAAAAACTCAGCCTAAGGCTGAGTCTTGGAAAGATCATATTCGTAGATCCGGCCGTCGCGGACTGCCTGGTTCTTGAACAACAGCAGATTGCCTTTGCGTTCAACAAATTCAAGCTGATCCCCATAGAAAGGAATATCATTCGTTTCAGCATAAAGTTGCTGGTCTGCATCCAGTAATGCTTTGTACAACAATGTTTTGGCGCCAGTCTTGCGGTCGATCAGGGTAAGCAGGCCTTTTTGATTAGGACGAATCAGCAGGAAATCCTCATCCATTCCTTCAATCAGATACTTATCGTCTACACCGCCAAGCTTGGTTAAATCCATCGTCTCTGCTACTTTGCCTGTCCCATCTTCGATTATCCGCAGAGTCTTGCCATCCGTCAGAATCAGTTTGTTTCCATACATGTTCACATTATCTCCGAACCGGATCCAGTACCCCACGCTTGCCTGCCGGATCACCATACCGTCCTTAATAATCAGCGTATACCATTTATTGTTGATATGCGGCTCTCCGTAAATATCTGATATGGTCAGATATATTAAGCCTCCGGCTGTCTTTTGAAAATCGAAAGTAACCATGTCATATAGCTCTGAGCCCAGATTGGCAATCAGCCGGGGCCGACCCGCGGGAGTAGAAGCATATAGCTTCCCTGTTTGTTTATCAACCGTATAGTTCACACCCGCATAGGAAGCATTGGTACTGGCGAAGGTCTGAATACCTTTAGCGGTATAAACTGCACTTTTGGCATTCCAGCTTACCGATTCGCCTCCCAGAGCATAGACCATAAACCGGGCAGGAAGATATAATTCATCCTTGTATACAAAAGGCGTTCCGCCCAGTTGTACAGTTTTCTCGTCCAGCTTCCCCGTCTTGCTGCCTACTGTGATCACTACCGACTTCTCCCATCCGGTATAAGTAGCCTGACGGTGGGACTTATTCCAGGTAACCTGCAGGCCAGCCGATTCCAAAAAAGTAGCCCGGGCATAAACAGTACCATCCTTTAGCAGTGCTGGTCCGGTAGCATACCCCCCATTTTCCAATGTATAGCTGAAATAAGCGTTCGAAGCAGCAGACGAGACCGAAGCAAAAATCAGTGAAAAGGCCAGCAAAGGTAAAACAAGCCATATTTTTCGCATGAACGATCAACCCCTTCCTCTTATTTCCTGTTTTCATACATTTATTGGACTCAAAAAATAGAAAAAAGTTGCAGTCCCATTATTTAACATTCGGGGGTATTAAGACTTAGTCCGATTGAACTATCTTACCATAACTTCCAGTGGGAATACCTTGACTGACATGATATAATCGCTAATGGCTTTACCACGAAATTAAAACCCATTAATATTATGGGTTTGTAGGAGGATCTATCACCATGGACAGTCACATCAGAATTGTGAAAGTATCCGCGGCTATTGAAAAAGATGAATTTGACGTCAAGGTAAGTCATTGGAGACTGCTGCTGGAGACGAACCGCTATTACGAGATTAAAGGCGAGGATGGCCCGGTAAAGCGAATTTATAAAGAGAAGCTCAATACCGTGGTGGATGAATCCAAGTCATATACGGCTGGCCAGCTCTCCTGTTCAGCCTTTTGTATTGAAGACCGGATCAATGAGATGCAGATCGAGATTCTCCACAAGCTGCAGCTAAAAATCAACGATTATATGAACCAGCTTCATTTAAATCAAAAAGCGATCGAACGCCAAACGATCGTTCAAAAATCGTGACTGTCCGGAATACCTATTCACGAAGCTGATTGACAGCACAAAGAGCCGCGATTTGCAGACCCTAAATTCTGCAGATTCCCGGCTCTTTGTATTAGCGGGCTGCTTATAGCAGTCCCGCGTTCTTCACAGCATGTTCCCAGCTTGGAAAATAATACAGTGCGCTCCGCATTAATTCCGGATCCTGCTGCTTAACCTGCTTCTTATTGACCGTTCCCCCACCCGATTGGAGCTGCTTGATCCGGTTAATGACCTCATCTGATCCCATTGTAATATCCAGCTTTGCCACTCCCTTCTTTATCATTCTTCCATATTTTTCACCATGCATTCAATTTATATACTTAAGCAGAATGAAAAAGGCACAAAAACCTGCGCCTGAACAATTCCATCACCAGCAGCAGTCTGCCTCTTCGTGAATATCCGGCATTCTAATCCCACGCTTAAAGTTATTGAGATAAGTTTAGCATTATAGTACAGCAGGATTATGTCGGTTTTTGGAGAATATTAACAGAGATTAATAAAGCAACAATACATCCACATCAGTATGTGGAACTCAGGAGGGAATAAAATGGCTAACTTGTTCGGCGGTTTACTTGGCAATTATTCGGAGGTGACCCTTCCGGAGCTGAAGAACCAGTATGGGGCATATCTAATGCCTGAAGAACAAATCCGTTCAGGCTTCAAACTGATCCGCGATGCTTTTATTATTACGGATGAACGTTTAATTCTGATTGATCATCAAGGTGTCACCGGCAAGAAAACGCGCGTGGCGTCAATCCACCTCAGCTCTATATTTGAAGTCACTATGGAGACTGGCGGCACCGGTTTTGATGATTGTGAAATCAATCTGCATTATATTACCTCCCCGTATCATAAAACGAATAATCTGCAGACGGCCGTCTATAAATTTGAATTTTCCAAAAAATTCAATGTACAGCCTTTGTACACCGCACTCATCAGCATCGCGCATGAGAACCACAAGCGCCTGAACGGTTGATTAAAATGGTTTCACTATGCAGCAAAGTCCCCTGTGTTTCCGGCAGGGGACTTTGTGTTTATACTGTACATTCTCTTGTGCAATGAACTCTTACTTCTTCTCCAGTGCGAATTTCAGCAGGCGGCTGAGCGCAGCCGGCAGGACACTGACATGGCTTTCCTCCGGAAACTTGGCCAGATTGACCTGCAGTCCCTGCTCCGATAGCGGCTCTAGCAGCAACGCCAGCTTCTCTGCATCCTGAACCATGTGGTCTAGCTCTTCAGCACCGATGGTAATAAGCAGCTTCCGCTGCAGTTGCCGCTGAGGGTAGTCTGCGGAGAAACGTTCCTGCTCAGCCAATACGGAGTAGTCCCCCCACCAGACCGAGGGGCTGCCTGCTGCATAGTGCGTAAACAGCTCTGGTCTGGTAAATAACGCATGCAGAACGAACAGCCCGCCTAAGGAATGGCCGAACAAGGCCTGACGGCTGACGTCTACCGGAAATAGACTTGAGATCATCGGCATGATCTCATCCTGCAGGACATCCAGGAAGCTGTCCGCCCCGCCATGCTCAGGCCAGTTACTGCCATCCGGACGTTTCGGCAGGGTCTGCTCGAGCACCGGTATAGTGAAATCATAACAGCGTCTTGTCATGTCAAAGGGCTCATCTGACGGGTAGCCGATGGCGACAATGACCACCGGATCAAAGCCGTGCGGCTTACGTGTCTGCAGCCGGGCAGCTTCAGCCAGGGTATGAAATACGGCGTTGCCATCCAGGGCATAGATAACCGGATACCCTTCCGGCGGGGCTTCGCCGGAAGGGTGCGAGAGCAAAATCCGGTACTCCAGCTTACGCTCACCCGCAGTTATTACATATTCTTCACAGCCCTGATGCAGAATCGGTTCTCTGCTTCCGGTATCGTTTATATTCAGCGCTTCTATCCGGTCCATTGAAGTCTCCTCCATATCCGCTAACTGTTTTCGAACTATTGATAATGATAATCATTGTCTATAATATTTTCAATAAAAAAAAAAAAGAACGCCCGGCAGCGTCCTTGTACTTGTAGATTAGCTGATTCATCCTTCTTCAATAGCACATCTATAGCCTCTGGCTGACTGACCCTGCGTCAGTTCTGAGCACAAAATAATATTCCTGCTTCTCCCCGCCACCCTGCTTCGTGAGCTTGAATCCGCGAATGGTGGCACCGGGCTCATAGTCCTTGGTATTTGAGCTTAAAAAAGCTGCCATATTCTCTTTAAGTACAAAAGAACCTGATCCGCTGCTAAATTCCATGACTATCGGCTTGTCTTCCGGCATTCTGTATATATAGCCGCCGTTTTCACTCAGCAGCACATCACTCAGTTCATATACGGCAGGAGCCCCCTTCTCCAGCTGAATTTGAACAGACTCACCTAATTTCACATAAGGGATGCTGACTTTTGAATCTTCAAGAATAGCTCTGAACGGGGCTTCCCCGGATGTATTTGCAGTATGCCCTTCGGTTATGATTTGGACTCCACAGCCGAAGAAGTGAAATCCTGGGCATATACTAACCCTCCTCCCCGCATTTTTAATAGGCTAACCGATAATACGGAAGATTGAGTACCGGGACAAAGCCCAGCTTCTGCGCGAGATAATACGATCCTTCATTCTCTAAACGGCAGGCCCAGACCGGTTCCAGCCTGCGTTCCAGGCAGTAATCAATCATGGCCGAGCTGACGGAGAACGCGTAACCTTTTCCCCGGTACTTTTGTGCCGTCTCAATGCCAATCTCCAGCTGATTCTGTGCGCAGCAGGCTGAGAACGCAGTCGCGGCTATTTCGCCGCCCCGCAGCAAAGTGTATCCTATCCCCTCCGCTTCAAAATGTGCCGCATCCCGCCAGAAAAAACGGGGCACCACACCTTCTGCCAGCGCGCCAAACTGCTCTTTGGTGGTCTGTACGATCAATTCATCCTGCTTAAAAAACTGCTCCCTGGCAGTAAGGTAAGCCTGCCGGTCGAAGCGGAAATTAACCCTTGTATTCAGCTGAATGGCCCGGGAGTTATTGCCCTCCGGCAAGTCAGATCCGTTGTCAAGCATACCATTATGCATAATCCGGATAGAATCGATTAAGCTGGTCCAGTCTCCTGCCGGATCTGCCTGCAGCCACTCCGCCGCCCGTCTGGTTTCGGATTTATTGGTCACGTAATCAAAGAGCGAGCGTTCAAAGGTTTCATCGCCTCTTTCTCCAAATAAAAGTGACATGCCATAAGAATGAACCACATAAAAAGCGCGGGGACTGTCTGCACAATCCGCAAACACCTTCCCGCCAATATTCTGCTCCAGGACGCTTCTGGCGAATAACGTGTTTATTTTTACTTGATCCAGCACCGGTAAGGCCAGGTAATAGTCCCTGCTTTTCAGTTCAATCATTGCCTTCTCCTCGCTTTTCGTTAACAAATTGTTTATACAGCCAACGGAAATTCCATTCAAAGACATGAGACATCTGCCACTCAGCAAAAGGTATAGGTATACCCCGAGCCATCCAGAAATCAGCTGATTCTCCGCTTGCTGCGGCTTGTTCTGCATAGATTTGAATTTCAGTAAGATAACTGATCATCTCACCAATGCTGCTGTGGTCTGTAACTTCCCCGTGGCCGGGAATCACCAGACTGAAATCAAGCTCTTGTCCGATCCGCTGCAGAATCTCTATCCATGCGGCCGGGAACCCGCTAAGCATAGCCGGATGTGATTTACTTAGTACCAGATCTCCGGCGATCAGCACCTTTGCATCTTCAATGTATACAAAGGCATCACTATCCGTATGCCCGCCGCCAAAGGTCAGGAGAGTCAGCGAACGCGCAGTCCCATGAATCATTAGCTTGTCTGAAAAGGTTAGTGCCGCGGTCCTTCTACGGATGCCGGGAACGGCCGCCAGCAGTGCAGCTTTATCCGCAATTTCATAGGCAAATGCAGATTGCAGCCTGAGGTCTTGTGCCGCATGCATGCCTTTCGTTAATCCCTCGATTTGTTTCTGCAATCCTTCCTGCCACACTTCCACTTCCGGAGCACCCTCTTTAGTCAGAATCTCCCGGGTAAGGTCAGTAGTGATGATCAGACTGTCCGCAAACATCTGATTCCCGTAATGATGATCTCCATGAAAATGCGTATTGACTATGTACTTCACCGGTTTCCCGGTCAGCTCCAGGGCAGATTCCCGCAATATCCCAGCCGCTTCGGGAAGACAGAACGTATCTACTACAACTGTAATATCACCTAAATCAACTACCGCAGCATTCCCCAACGCTCCGCTGCCCGGAATAACAATTGCCGCCCACACGCCTGAAGCTACTGAATGCAAGGTGAAGAATTTGTTCAATCTCATTCCCCCAATGTGACAATAAAATTAACTGCCATTATACTATAAACTGGAAACTATTGAGCATTAGATTGTTCACAGTTCAAAGAGTGTTAGAAGACGGCTAGTTCCGGGACACAAGTATGAGTATGAATCCTGTCTCCCTGCCGGTTACAATCATCATCCTTTATAGATTATCAAGTGTTCCGCTGTAATATTTCCCTTTTAGAAAATTCTATTGACTTCTTACTTGATTTACGTTAGCTTTCTCACATATATAGTTTAGATTGAAAGGAAACTGCAGATGATTATTCCAACTCCGGAAGTGAATTTCGAAGCTTCTCCCTTTTATAATCCCAGCCTGAAAAATGTCGTCATTCTCGCCACCGGAGGAACGATTGCCGGCAGCGGAGAAGCCCATAAAACCTTAAATTATGAACCCGGCGCCCTCCCGATACAAGATCTGCTGGACAGTGTCCCCCACCTGGAGCGGTTAGCTAATTGCGCAGGAATTCAGGTAAGCAATCTTTGCAGTGCCGACATTACCAGCGATCACTGGCTGACACTTGCTTCAATCATTAATACCTTGGCCCTGCGGGAGGATGTCCACGGGTTTGTGATTACTCACGGAACAGATACTCTGGACGAGACCTCTTATTTCCTGAATCTGGTCATCAAGACGGATAAGCCGGTTATTATCACAGGCTCTATGCGCCCGGCCACGGCAATCAGTGCAGACGGACCGCTGAACCTCTTCCAGTCTGTTGCGCTCGCTGCCAATCCGGACGCTTCCGGACAGGGCGTAATGGTCGTGTTTGCAGAGGGGATCTACAGCGGCAGGGATGTTCAGAAGGTTAACACATTTAAGGCGAATGCTTTTGATGAACGGGATTTCGGCTGTCTCGGATATATGCGGGATGCCCAAGCCTTCTTTTACACCCGTTCTTTGAAAAAGCACACCATAGATGCACAGTTTGACGTCTCCTCCCTGACGGGACTGCCTGAGGTATCCGTCGCCTATTTCCATGTAGATGCCAACCCTGGTATTCTGGATTACCTGTCCACGGTTTCCAAAGGAATTGTTATCGCCGGTGCAGGCGGAGGGATATACAGCAAACCGTGGATAGATAAGGTAGGCGAGCTGAAAAACAACAATATCCCGGTGGTCCGCTGCTCGCGGATTTCCAGCGGGATAACGCTTAAAGATTCTTACATTGACCTCTCTGCTAATTCCATTCCCTGCAACAGTCTGGTG encodes:
- a CDS encoding alpha/beta hydrolase — translated: MDRIEALNINDTGSREPILHQGCEEYVITAGERKLEYRILLSHPSGEAPPEGYPVIYALDGNAVFHTLAEAARLQTRKPHGFDPVVIVAIGYPSDEPFDMTRRCYDFTIPVLEQTLPKRPDGSNWPEHGGADSFLDVLQDEIMPMISSLFPVDVSRQALFGHSLGGLFVLHALFTRPELFTHYAAGSPSVWWGDYSVLAEQERFSADYPQRQLQRKLLITIGAEELDHMVQDAEKLALLLEPLSEQGLQVNLAKFPEESHVSVLPAALSRLLKFALEKK
- a CDS encoding polymer-forming cytoskeletal protein, with the protein product MKFVKVLLVAGVSAALLSGCGSNGNNEGNEAAATATTAPTAAAQTDAVSTASIVKEQDPFLKAVSAEGNWIVAILNDLTVDQDVVVAGEFHDKGAAENAIYRKLALYAQDADHKVTASYTLTAPKVTVQSENFRVQGGTIKGDVYVEANGFNLYKDATIDGNLYFANADVQASAVMEGKVTGATEVK
- a CDS encoding MBL fold metallo-hydrolase encodes the protein MNKFFTLHSVASGVWAAIVIPGSGALGNAAVVDLGDITVVVDTFCLPEAAGILRESALELTGKPVKYIVNTHFHGDHHYGNQMFADSLIITTDLTREILTKEGAPEVEVWQEGLQKQIEGLTKGMHAAQDLRLQSAFAYEIADKAALLAAVPGIRRRTAALTFSDKLMIHGTARSLTLLTFGGGHTDSDAFVYIEDAKVLIAGDLVLSKSHPAMLSGFPAAWIEILQRIGQELDFSLVIPGHGEVTDHSSIGEMISYLTEIQIYAEQAAASGESADFWMARGIPIPFAEWQMSHVFEWNFRWLYKQFVNEKRGEGND
- a CDS encoding class I SAM-dependent methyltransferase, producing the protein MKNGSWEAIYVEQGKTQIDVLDTVVEAAQRFTDNGCTSILDLGCGTGRHTLFLADQGFHIHASDLSPTGVQLTRQLVDQCGAYDVEYSVQNMYAMTLEDQRFDGVLCIWVQGHGVREDIRQGIHEIHRVLKKGGTVVTDFVTTEDPTYGIGEEIDKNTFVGGRPGEEDIPHYYTTREELETLFAEFSEVELADKVYEFTDMHGNEHKIVAILVTAKK
- a CDS encoding PH domain-containing protein — protein: MANLFGGLLGNYSEVTLPELKNQYGAYLMPEEQIRSGFKLIRDAFIITDERLILIDHQGVTGKKTRVASIHLSSIFEVTMETGGTGFDDCEINLHYITSPYHKTNNLQTAVYKFEFSKKFNVQPLYTALISIAHENHKRLNG
- a CDS encoding serine hydrolase domain-containing protein, which produces MNISQLSAALAPQNLRSCLISREGRLIYEQYREPHTVTQIAKINSCTKSILSALICIAIGQGLLPQPSTPLSHFYPQLQLDTDKRKAAITLEQLLTMSAGFNWTEFGGQNSFPRMTRSENWTNFVLQQKLSHNPGEHMEYNSGVSQLLSAILVQGTEIPTARFAELHLFGPLGIEQYEWEQDPQGIHTGGFGLRLRPSDLLMFGQLYLQQGNWAERQLIPSELITRSTQTAIQAEAPRRGGYGWHWWTGSYAIAAGGTTGSELHYYYARGYGGQFVYVLPALETVVVLTQDHQGKQKKPPVDVFREWIAPLLSEGSL
- a CDS encoding asparaginase; this encodes MIIPTPEVNFEASPFYNPSLKNVVILATGGTIAGSGEAHKTLNYEPGALPIQDLLDSVPHLERLANCAGIQVSNLCSADITSDHWLTLASIINTLALREDVHGFVITHGTDTLDETSYFLNLVIKTDKPVIITGSMRPATAISADGPLNLFQSVALAANPDASGQGVMVVFAEGIYSGRDVQKVNTFKANAFDERDFGCLGYMRDAQAFFYTRSLKKHTIDAQFDVSSLTGLPEVSVAYFHVDANPGILDYLSTVSKGIVIAGAGGGIYSKPWIDKVGELKNNNIPVVRCSRISSGITLKDSYIDLSANSIPCNSLVPQKARILLSLALTQTTHYDEIAAMFNVY
- a CDS encoding CPBP family intramembrane glutamic endopeptidase, which translates into the protein MTNTRKKSHPVIFSLMLGILLTLLISIASAAASIMELSDNGILVAQAGAFLVMAVIVTVYMTRGSRSLAQFGFKPLEGASSKDALYYLPLLIIALVQPFIGGINVKLTTAEVLFYLVFTLLVGFTEESVFRGIIRDKLKFKGSVFYIVFSSIFFGILHMSNALNGNDLAHVLMQVINALLLGCILALLIETTGNIIPLIAFHFVYDALAFMTKENSDKELLAVIILNLLYLVYGIYLVYNLRRRKKLNTAPGNRIHAT
- a CDS encoding copper amine oxidase N-terminal domain-containing protein, translating into MRKIWLVLPLLAFSLIFASVSSAASNAYFSYTLENGGYATGPALLKDGTVYARATFLESAGLQVTWNKSHRQATYTGWEKSVVITVGSKTGKLDEKTVQLGGTPFVYKDELYLPARFMVYALGGESVSWNAKSAVYTAKGIQTFASTNASYAGVNYTVDKQTGKLYASTPAGRPRLIANLGSELYDMVTFDFQKTAGGLIYLTISDIYGEPHINNKWYTLIIKDGMVIRQASVGYWIRFGDNVNMYGNKLILTDGKTLRIIEDGTGKVAETMDLTKLGGVDDKYLIEGMDEDFLLIRPNQKGLLTLIDRKTGAKTLLYKALLDADQQLYAETNDIPFYGDQLEFVERKGNLLLFKNQAVRDGRIYEYDLSKTQP
- a CDS encoding GNAT family N-acetyltransferase; its protein translation is MIELKSRDYYLALPVLDQVKINTLFARSVLEQNIGGKVFADCADSPRAFYVVHSYGMSLLFGERGDETFERSLFDYVTNKSETRRAAEWLQADPAGDWTSLIDSIRIMHNGMLDNGSDLPEGNNSRAIQLNTRVNFRFDRQAYLTAREQFFKQDELIVQTTKEQFGALAEGVVPRFFWRDAAHFEAEGIGYTLLRGGEIAATAFSACCAQNQLEIGIETAQKYRGKGYAFSVSSAMIDYCLERRLEPVWACRLENEGSYYLAQKLGFVPVLNLPYYRLAY